Proteins found in one Tsukamurella paurometabola DSM 20162 genomic segment:
- a CDS encoding multifunctional oxoglutarate decarboxylase/oxoglutarate dehydrogenase thiamine pyrophosphate-binding subunit/dihydrolipoyllysine-residue succinyltransferase subunit has product MSSSSVSDFGQNEWLVEEMYERFKADPNSVDPSWHDFLSTYQPGAAAANGSAPAAAAAPAAPAAPAPAAAAPAVTPPAKAAESTLTPAPSKPVTPAPSSPAKPAPAPKTPATAEFPAEEEHQVLRGAANAVVKNMNASREIPTATSVRAMPVKVMFDNRVVINNHLARTRGGKISFTHILGYALVQGVKAFPNMNRHFAEIDGKPNAVTPPHVNLGIAIDLVGKNGSRSLVVAGVKNAETMDFAQFVAAYEDIVRRARNGKLTAEDFAGVTISLTNPGGIGTVHSVPRLMVGQGAIIGVGAMEYPAEFQGASEEKIADLGVGKLTTLTSTYDHRIIQGAESGDFLRYVHELTLSDEFWDDIFRTLHVPYEPVRWRRDIPPHGIDKDARVLELIAAYRARGHLMADVDPLRFNNDKLESHPDLNVLTYELTLWDLDRTFNVGGFHGEDRLKLRKVLSVLRDAYCRHVGIEYAHILEPEQQKWLQERVEAKDSKPSVAEQKYILSKLNAAEAFETFLQTKYVGQKRFSLEGAESVIPMMDAVLDQAAEHSLDEVVIGMPHRGRLNVLANIVGKPYSKIFTEFEGNLNPAQAHGSGDVKYHLGAEGKYYQMFGENEITVSLVANPSHLEAVDPVLEGIVHAKQDMLNPPEGTHPVMPLMLHGDAAFAGQGVVAETLNMANLDGFSNGGTVHIVVNNQVGFTTSPENSRSSQYCTDVAKMIGAPIFHVNGDDPEACVWVAKLAVDFRERFHKDVVIDLVCYRRRGHNEGDDPSMTQPGMYDVIDTKRGVRKSYTEALIGRGDISTKEAEDALRDYQGQLERVFNEVKELEKFQAEPAPSIIADQPLPSSLVTAVPLEQLQRIGDAYGNVPEGFTVHPRVAPVVKRRFEMSREGGVDWAFGELLAFGTLLEEGRTVRLAGQDSRRGTFTQRHAVLIDRQSGQEYTPLDNLGPDGTPSPGKFMVYDSALTEFAGLGFEYGYSVADESALVCWEAQFGDFVNGAQSIIDEFISSGEAKWGQTSGVTLLLPHGHEGQGPDHTSARIERFLQLCAEGSMTVAMPSTPASYFHLLRRHALDGVRRPMVVATPKSMLRNKAAVSPLEDFTSGKFRSVIDDPAFEVDGGNRDGVSQLLLVSGKLYYELEARRKKDNRTDVAIIRMEQLYPLPSRRLPATLDKYPNAKDVRWVQEEPANQGAWPFFGLELPQLDERLVGIKRVSRRAMSAPCSGSSKVHAVEQAQIIDEAFA; this is encoded by the coding sequence GTGAGCAGCAGTTCTGTATCGGATTTCGGCCAAAACGAGTGGCTGGTCGAGGAGATGTACGAGCGGTTCAAGGCCGACCCTAATTCGGTCGACCCGAGCTGGCACGATTTCCTCTCCACGTATCAGCCCGGCGCCGCCGCGGCGAATGGCAGCGCACCCGCTGCGGCCGCAGCGCCTGCGGCCCCCGCCGCTCCCGCTCCGGCGGCCGCGGCCCCGGCGGTGACCCCGCCCGCGAAGGCGGCCGAGTCCACGCTGACGCCGGCACCGTCGAAGCCGGTCACTCCCGCCCCGTCGTCCCCCGCGAAGCCGGCGCCGGCGCCGAAGACTCCCGCCACGGCGGAGTTCCCGGCCGAGGAGGAGCACCAGGTGCTCCGCGGCGCCGCGAATGCGGTGGTCAAGAACATGAACGCCAGCCGCGAGATCCCGACGGCCACGTCGGTGCGCGCGATGCCGGTGAAGGTGATGTTCGACAACCGCGTGGTGATCAACAACCACCTCGCGCGTACCCGCGGCGGCAAGATCAGCTTCACCCACATCCTCGGGTATGCGCTGGTCCAGGGCGTCAAGGCGTTCCCCAACATGAACCGGCACTTCGCCGAGATCGACGGTAAGCCGAACGCCGTCACACCACCGCATGTCAACCTGGGCATCGCGATCGACCTGGTGGGCAAGAACGGAAGCCGCAGCCTGGTGGTGGCCGGCGTCAAGAACGCCGAGACCATGGACTTCGCACAGTTCGTGGCCGCCTACGAGGACATCGTGCGCCGGGCCCGCAACGGCAAGTTGACCGCCGAGGACTTCGCCGGGGTCACCATCTCGCTGACCAACCCGGGCGGTATCGGCACGGTGCACTCGGTGCCCCGTCTGATGGTGGGCCAGGGCGCGATCATCGGCGTCGGTGCCATGGAGTACCCGGCCGAGTTCCAGGGCGCCAGCGAGGAGAAGATCGCCGATCTGGGAGTCGGCAAGCTCACCACGCTGACCTCGACCTACGACCACCGCATCATTCAGGGCGCCGAGTCGGGCGACTTCCTGCGCTACGTCCACGAGCTCACCCTGAGCGACGAGTTCTGGGACGACATCTTCCGCACCCTGCACGTGCCCTACGAGCCCGTGCGCTGGCGTCGCGACATCCCCCCGCACGGCATCGACAAGGACGCCCGCGTTCTTGAGCTGATCGCGGCCTACCGGGCCCGCGGCCACCTGATGGCCGATGTGGATCCGCTGCGGTTCAACAACGACAAGCTCGAATCGCACCCCGACCTGAACGTGCTCACCTACGAGCTGACGCTGTGGGATCTGGACCGCACGTTCAACGTGGGTGGTTTCCACGGCGAAGACCGGCTCAAGCTGCGCAAGGTGCTCTCGGTGCTGCGCGACGCCTACTGCCGGCACGTGGGTATCGAGTACGCGCACATCCTCGAGCCCGAGCAGCAGAAGTGGCTGCAGGAGCGCGTCGAGGCCAAGGATTCCAAGCCCTCGGTCGCCGAGCAGAAGTACATCCTGTCCAAGCTCAACGCCGCCGAGGCCTTCGAGACGTTCCTGCAGACCAAGTACGTCGGCCAGAAGCGGTTCTCGCTGGAGGGCGCCGAGTCGGTCATCCCGATGATGGACGCCGTCCTCGATCAGGCCGCCGAGCACTCGCTCGATGAGGTCGTGATCGGCATGCCGCACCGCGGCCGCCTCAACGTGCTGGCGAACATCGTCGGCAAGCCGTACAGCAAGATCTTCACCGAGTTCGAGGGCAACCTGAACCCGGCGCAGGCACACGGCTCGGGTGACGTGAAGTACCACCTCGGCGCCGAGGGCAAGTACTACCAGATGTTCGGCGAGAACGAGATCACCGTCTCGCTGGTCGCCAACCCGTCGCACCTCGAAGCGGTCGACCCCGTGCTCGAGGGCATCGTGCACGCCAAGCAGGACATGCTGAACCCGCCGGAGGGCACGCACCCCGTCATGCCGCTGATGCTGCACGGCGACGCCGCCTTCGCCGGTCAGGGCGTGGTGGCCGAGACGCTCAACATGGCGAACCTCGACGGCTTCTCCAACGGCGGCACCGTGCACATCGTGGTGAACAACCAGGTCGGCTTCACCACCTCGCCGGAGAACTCCCGCAGCTCGCAGTACTGCACCGATGTGGCGAAGATGATCGGCGCGCCGATCTTCCACGTCAACGGCGACGATCCCGAGGCCTGCGTGTGGGTGGCCAAGCTCGCCGTCGATTTCCGCGAGCGCTTCCACAAGGACGTCGTGATCGACCTCGTCTGCTACCGCCGCCGCGGCCACAACGAGGGCGACGATCCGTCGATGACCCAGCCCGGCATGTACGACGTGATCGACACCAAGCGCGGTGTCCGCAAGTCCTACACCGAGGCTCTGATCGGCCGTGGCGACATCTCCACCAAGGAGGCCGAGGACGCACTGCGCGACTACCAGGGCCAGCTGGAGCGGGTGTTCAACGAGGTCAAGGAGCTCGAGAAGTTCCAGGCCGAGCCCGCACCGTCGATCATCGCCGACCAGCCGCTGCCCAGCTCGCTGGTGACCGCCGTACCGCTGGAGCAATTGCAGCGGATCGGCGACGCCTACGGGAATGTGCCCGAGGGCTTCACCGTGCACCCGCGCGTGGCCCCCGTGGTCAAGCGTCGGTTCGAGATGTCGCGCGAGGGCGGCGTCGACTGGGCGTTCGGTGAGCTCCTCGCGTTCGGCACCCTGCTGGAGGAGGGCCGCACGGTCCGCCTGGCCGGCCAGGACAGCCGCCGCGGCACCTTCACGCAGCGTCACGCGGTGCTGATCGATCGCCAGTCCGGGCAGGAGTACACCCCGCTCGACAACCTCGGCCCCGACGGCACCCCGTCGCCCGGCAAGTTCATGGTCTACGACTCGGCGCTCACCGAGTTCGCGGGCCTGGGCTTCGAGTACGGCTACTCGGTGGCCGACGAGTCGGCGCTGGTGTGTTGGGAGGCGCAGTTCGGCGACTTCGTCAACGGCGCGCAGTCGATCATCGACGAATTCATCAGCTCGGGAGAGGCCAAGTGGGGCCAGACCTCGGGCGTCACGCTGCTGCTCCCCCACGGCCACGAGGGCCAGGGGCCCGACCACACCTCGGCCCGTATCGAGCGGTTCCTGCAGTTGTGCGCCGAGGGCTCGATGACGGTCGCGATGCCGTCGACCCCCGCGTCGTACTTCCACCTGTTGCGCCGCCACGCGCTCGACGGTGTGCGCCGCCCGATGGTGGTCGCGACGCCGAAGTCGATGCTGCGCAACAAGGCGGCGGTGAGCCCGCTGGAGGACTTCACCTCGGGCAAGTTCCGTTCGGTGATCGACGATCCGGCCTTCGAGGTCGACGGCGGCAACCGCGACGGCGTGTCCCAGCTCCTGCTGGTCTCCGGCAAGCTGTACTACGAGCTGGAGGCTCGCCGGAAGAAGGACAACCGCACCGACGTGGCGATCATCCGCATGGAGCAGCTCTACCCGCTGCCCTCGCGGCGCCTGCCGGCCACGCTGGACAAGTACCCCAACGCGAAGGACGTGCGCTGGGTGCAGGAGGAGCCGGCCAACCAAGGTGCGTGGCCGTTCTTCGGCCTGGAGCTGCCGCAGCTCGACGAGCGCCTCGTGGGCATCAAGCGCGTCTCGCGGCGCGCCATGTCGGCACCGTGCTCGGGTTCGTCGAAGGTGCACGCGGTGGAGCAGGCACAGATCATCGACGAGGCCTTCGCCTGA
- a CDS encoding SDR family NAD(P)-dependent oxidoreductase, producing the protein MKSFRGKVAVITGAASGMGRELALQLADEGAKLSLCDYDPAGLEETAELARARGAEVHTKVVNVGEREQLLAYADEVVEHYGTVNLLFNNAGIAHHEPVETTSFKDYDRVMDIDFWGVVNGTKAFLPALIASGDAHIVNTSSLFGLLSVGGQSAYNAAKFGVRGFTEALRIEMLSSDHNVGVTCVHPGGIKTAIARNATVAEGKNAAATAEFFDKYLARTSAESAADTILKGVKRNRGRVLVGTDAKIIDVLVRLGGSAYERVNALLDTQLKKFV; encoded by the coding sequence ATGAAGAGTTTCCGCGGCAAGGTCGCCGTCATCACCGGCGCCGCCTCCGGTATGGGTCGCGAATTGGCCCTGCAGCTCGCCGACGAGGGCGCCAAGCTCTCCCTGTGCGACTACGACCCGGCCGGCCTGGAGGAGACCGCAGAGCTCGCCCGCGCCCGCGGCGCCGAGGTGCACACGAAGGTCGTCAACGTCGGTGAGCGCGAACAGCTGCTCGCCTACGCCGACGAGGTCGTCGAGCACTACGGGACGGTCAACCTGCTCTTCAACAACGCCGGAATCGCACACCACGAGCCGGTCGAGACCACGTCCTTCAAGGACTACGACCGGGTCATGGACATCGACTTCTGGGGCGTGGTGAACGGCACGAAGGCCTTCCTGCCTGCCCTGATCGCCTCGGGTGATGCGCATATCGTGAACACCAGCTCATTGTTCGGACTGCTGTCGGTGGGCGGGCAGAGCGCCTACAACGCCGCGAAGTTCGGGGTCCGGGGCTTCACCGAGGCACTGCGCATCGAGATGCTCTCGAGCGATCACAACGTTGGTGTCACCTGCGTGCACCCGGGTGGCATCAAGACCGCCATCGCCCGTAATGCCACGGTCGCCGAGGGCAAGAACGCCGCCGCCACTGCCGAGTTCTTCGACAAGTACCTCGCCCGCACCTCGGCGGAGTCCGCCGCCGATACGATTCTCAAGGGCGTCAAGCGCAATCGCGGCCGCGTGCTGGTGGGCACCGATGCCAAGATCATCGACGTGCTGGTCCGCCTCGGCGGCTCCGCGTACGAGCGGGTGAACGCGCTGCTCGATACTCAGCTCAAGAAGTTCGTCTAA
- a CDS encoding TetR/AcrR family transcriptional regulator produces the protein MTRKSVAAAMGRKRTRLSPQARRQQFIDLGLASLKHQALEQVSIEEIASQAGVSAGLLFHYFDSKLEFQVALVEEQARIVGEVATPEKNPEDIAEVMPILTATLGTYVDHIMQNRQSLLPMLAGVSWSEPRIRTAVKSVREQIVNQFVDQAEGIGIERSTRFVLAVHGWIAVVEETLVQWLDENAGFADMTRDEVVDHLATMFLGMAGAVGLDIPA, from the coding sequence GTGACCAGAAAGTCCGTGGCAGCCGCGATGGGGCGTAAGCGCACCCGACTGAGCCCGCAAGCGCGGCGGCAGCAATTCATCGACCTGGGACTGGCGAGCCTCAAGCACCAGGCGCTGGAACAGGTGTCCATCGAGGAGATCGCGAGCCAGGCCGGAGTCTCGGCCGGGTTGCTCTTCCACTACTTCGATTCCAAGCTCGAGTTCCAAGTGGCCCTGGTCGAGGAGCAGGCGCGGATCGTCGGCGAGGTGGCGACGCCCGAGAAGAACCCGGAAGACATCGCCGAGGTCATGCCGATCCTCACAGCCACCCTCGGGACCTACGTCGACCACATCATGCAGAACCGGCAGTCCCTGCTGCCGATGCTCGCCGGCGTCAGCTGGTCCGAGCCGCGCATCCGGACCGCGGTGAAGTCGGTGCGCGAGCAGATCGTGAACCAGTTCGTCGATCAGGCCGAGGGAATCGGCATCGAACGGTCGACCCGGTTCGTGCTCGCCGTGCACGGCTGGATCGCGGTGGTCGAGGAGACCCTGGTGCAGTGGCTCGACGAGAACGCCGGCTTCGCCGACATGACCCGCGACGAGGTGGTCGACCATCTCGCCACGATGTTCCTCGGAATGGCAGGCGCCGTCGGGCTCGACATTCCCGCGTGA